One stretch of Pedobacter riviphilus DNA includes these proteins:
- a CDS encoding TonB-dependent receptor: protein MKKLALTHWLLLAAFSVFAQKPLKGVVKDTGGKGVESVNVTLKDTEGNIISFTRSNKNGAFSMELKNDQIGGYKIEASSIGYKKLTTTVTDATKSYELTLQLSETTLETINVKNRPSLTARGDTLNYRTSDFADKQDRSIGDVLKKMPGVELAEDGKISYNGKSISNLYVDGDNLLDDKYNIGTKSIPHGAVDKVQVIQNDQPIKMMRKNNTSDDVALNLVIKDEAKLKVMGDATVGAGMPNRFDENLTAMLFNKKLKFINNIKGNNIGSDPGGDLIAHNFSDYLKKLDNDKPSALLSTGAAGVPSLPQSRYLFNKAGLINLNNLYKFNTDLQLRANISYLYDQRHQEYNKFSETYLPGQTIRYTETQNNTINPQKLRAQFNLNGNADKYYLNNNLILEYAPFKTTSGFVINNVAANQVLKQETFDLSNEFNYRKKLKSEDVINLYSFLNRTTQPETLNITPGLNADILNNGNSYLGLTQYIKIPTWYTNNYASFAFVKNNFVQTYKAGFNIQQQQLNSELYRTQNNQQTELVTGNMINDLDWLKTKLYTEATYEYTTDKLKASLSLPLSYNRINYSDALNQLDNSLNRLFINPAFNLKYQTSTENYVTANYNFKNDLGGINDIYRGTILKNYRSLFSNDAPIAESKSHNVGGGFNFRKAMQMLFANLTANYSDTELSTISAYNLSNNIQQKIVLPLNNHIRSLSLAANASKYLFSLKSTINAGVNFAQSKYSQLQNNALLPFNTQTVAYKVGIEAKLTNFINWSYGANFAITDNKALVADGVKTNFKQLRQQSALAITTVKNLYINLSAEHLLTQQSSQPDLKYLFADVNMRYKWLKMKTDIEFGITNLTDIKSFDAIYLSANSLTTGTYYIPGRVAMLKATFNF from the coding sequence ATGAAAAAGCTCGCTTTAACCCATTGGCTCTTACTAGCAGCTTTTTCAGTTTTTGCCCAAAAGCCACTTAAAGGTGTAGTAAAAGATACCGGTGGGAAAGGTGTAGAATCGGTTAATGTAACTTTAAAAGATACCGAAGGCAACATCATTAGCTTTACGCGCAGCAACAAAAACGGTGCTTTTAGCATGGAGCTCAAAAACGACCAGATTGGAGGTTACAAAATTGAAGCATCGAGCATTGGCTATAAAAAGCTGACTACCACGGTAACAGATGCCACTAAAAGTTACGAACTTACTTTACAACTCAGCGAAACCACGCTGGAAACAATTAACGTTAAAAACCGGCCATCGTTAACAGCCCGGGGCGATACTTTAAATTACCGCACATCTGACTTTGCAGACAAACAAGACAGAAGCATTGGCGATGTGCTGAAAAAAATGCCCGGCGTAGAGCTTGCTGAGGATGGCAAGATTAGCTACAACGGCAAATCGATTTCAAACCTGTATGTGGATGGCGATAATTTGCTAGACGATAAATACAATATTGGTACCAAAAGTATTCCCCATGGCGCGGTTGATAAGGTTCAGGTAATCCAAAACGATCAGCCCATTAAAATGATGCGCAAAAATAATACGAGTGATGATGTTGCCCTAAACCTGGTGATAAAAGATGAAGCCAAGCTTAAAGTAATGGGCGATGCTACGGTTGGCGCAGGTATGCCCAACCGCTTTGACGAAAACCTGACAGCTATGTTGTTTAATAAAAAACTAAAGTTTATTAACAACATTAAAGGCAATAACATTGGCAGCGATCCGGGTGGCGACCTTATTGCACACAATTTTTCTGATTATTTAAAAAAACTGGATAACGATAAACCCAGTGCACTCCTTTCAACAGGCGCTGCCGGGGTACCCTCGCTACCGCAAAGTAGGTATCTTTTTAATAAAGCTGGGTTGATTAATCTCAACAATTTATACAAATTTAACACCGACCTGCAACTAAGAGCCAATATTTCATATTTATATGATCAACGACATCAGGAATACAATAAGTTTTCGGAAACTTATCTCCCCGGTCAAACCATCCGCTACACGGAAACGCAGAACAATACCATTAACCCGCAAAAGCTGAGGGCGCAGTTTAACTTAAATGGGAATGCCGATAAATATTACCTGAACAACAACCTGATATTGGAATATGCGCCTTTTAAAACCACATCGGGTTTTGTAATTAACAATGTAGCAGCCAACCAGGTACTTAAACAGGAGACCTTCGATTTATCGAACGAATTTAATTACCGAAAAAAATTAAAATCGGAAGATGTCATTAACCTCTACTCCTTTTTAAACCGCACTACGCAACCAGAAACATTAAATATTACACCCGGACTAAATGCCGACATCCTAAACAACGGAAACAGTTATCTTGGTTTAACACAATACATTAAAATACCAACCTGGTACACCAACAACTATGCATCTTTCGCCTTTGTAAAAAACAATTTCGTTCAAACTTATAAAGCGGGGTTCAATATACAGCAGCAACAGCTTAATTCGGAACTTTATCGTACACAGAACAACCAGCAAACAGAGCTGGTTACCGGCAATATGATAAATGATCTTGACTGGCTAAAAACCAAACTCTATACCGAGGCCACCTACGAGTACACTACTGATAAGCTAAAGGCAAGTTTGAGCTTACCGTTAAGCTACAACCGGATCAACTACAGTGATGCGTTAAACCAGCTGGATAACAGCCTGAACAGGCTATTTATAAATCCCGCTTTTAATTTAAAATACCAAACCAGTACCGAAAATTATGTAACGGCTAATTATAATTTCAAAAATGACCTGGGGGGTATTAACGATATTTACCGTGGTACTATTTTAAAAAATTACCGCTCGCTGTTTTCGAACGATGCACCGATTGCTGAATCCAAATCGCATAATGTTGGGGGAGGCTTTAATTTTAGAAAAGCCATGCAAATGCTGTTTGCTAACCTAACGGCCAATTATAGTGATACAGAGTTGAGTACCATTTCGGCCTACAACCTAAGCAACAATATTCAGCAAAAGATTGTACTGCCACTTAATAACCATATCCGCAGCCTATCTTTAGCCGCAAATGCAAGCAAATACCTGTTTAGCTTAAAAAGTACAATAAACGCTGGTGTAAATTTTGCACAAAGCAAATACAGTCAGCTGCAGAATAATGCACTTCTACCATTTAACACGCAAACAGTGGCTTATAAAGTTGGCATTGAAGCAAAGCTAACCAACTTCATTAACTGGTCTTACGGAGCTAATTTTGCTATTACCGATAATAAAGCCCTAGTAGCAGATGGGGTAAAGACCAATTTTAAACAATTGAGACAACAGTCTGCTTTAGCCATTACTACAGTTAAAAATCTTTACATAAATCTATCTGCGGAACACCTTTTAACCCAGCAATCATCGCAGCCCGATTTGAAATACCTCTTTGCCGATGTGAACATGCGGTATAAATGGTTAAAAATGAAAACCGATATTGAATTTGGGATCACCAACCTTACCGATATTAAAAGCTTTGATGCAATTTATCTTTCGGCAAACTCACTTACAACTGGAACATATTATATTCCAGGAAGGGTGGCCATGTTAAAGGCTACGTTTAATTTCTAA